From Deltaproteobacteria bacterium, one genomic window encodes:
- a CDS encoding enoyl-CoA hydratase/isomerase family protein, with product MNFVKIEKPKPHIAVVTLDRPDRYNALSFALMRDLHKALDDLMGDPASRVVILTGSGKGFCAGADLKAAASGEQKEWEPGLGPIQDKYRMQQAYGQLILKLRQIPQPVIAAVNGPAAGGGFSLVLACDLRICAPEAKFNCAFTRLGIGGAEMASSYFLPKLLGPALAAELMYTGRFVDADEALRTGVVSRVVPGDKLLDTALGLAGEMITHASPFGLRITKEAINLAQGGLSLEETVAIENRNQVLALQTQDFMMAAAAWAQKKNPEFKDR from the coding sequence ATGAATTTCGTCAAAATCGAAAAACCCAAGCCGCACATTGCGGTCGTGACGCTCGACCGTCCCGACCGCTACAATGCGCTGTCGTTTGCGCTCATGCGTGATCTCCACAAGGCGTTGGATGATTTGATGGGGGATCCGGCTTCCCGCGTGGTTATTCTGACCGGTTCAGGCAAGGGGTTCTGTGCCGGGGCCGATCTCAAGGCCGCCGCTTCAGGCGAGCAGAAGGAGTGGGAGCCAGGCCTGGGACCCATCCAGGACAAATACCGGATGCAGCAGGCTTACGGACAGCTGATCCTGAAACTCCGCCAGATTCCCCAGCCGGTGATTGCCGCCGTGAACGGCCCGGCCGCCGGGGGCGGGTTCTCGCTCGTGCTGGCCTGCGACCTGCGGATCTGCGCGCCGGAGGCGAAGTTCAACTGCGCCTTCACGCGGCTCGGGATCGGCGGGGCAGAAATGGCCTCCAGCTACTTCCTCCCGAAACTGCTGGGGCCGGCGCTCGCTGCCGAACTGATGTACACCGGCCGGTTCGTGGATGCCGACGAGGCGCTTCGTACAGGGGTCGTGAGCCGTGTCGTACCCGGCGACAAGCTGCTCGACACCGCCCTCGGCCTTGCCGGTGAAATGATTACCCACGCGAGCCCGTTCGGTCTCCGCATCACCAAGGAGGCGATCAACCTCGCCCAGGGAGGGCTCTCGCTGGAGGAGACCGTCGCCATCGAGAACCGCAACCAGGTTCTCGCCCTGCAAACACAGGATTTCATGATGGCCGCCGCTGCCTGGGCGCAAAAGAAGAATCCCGAGTTCAAGGACCGCTGA
- a CDS encoding oxaloacetate decarboxylase: MKRSRKPAPARRHSITGLIATGNPLPLPGVYDALSARLAERAGFQAAFVSGYSLSAAALGEPDFGFIGHAEIVDAARRICASVTIPVIVDIDTGYGNAFNVERVVRDLINVGAAGCFLEDQVWPKRCGHMEGKKVVPLEEYLPKLRAALAARGKAPFHITARTDARAAVGLDEAIRRGQAFAEAGADAVFIEAPQSAAEMARIRKSISRQVPLVANMVENGKTPLQPYKRLHKSGYQIVVMPVAGLLAAAKALQDVYGTLAKKGVTSAFARRMLTFQEMNGLTGLPERYRREKEWA; encoded by the coding sequence ATGAAGCGCTCCCGGAAACCTGCGCCCGCGAGGCGGCACTCGATCACCGGTCTCATCGCCACCGGGAACCCCCTGCCGCTCCCTGGTGTCTATGACGCCCTTTCGGCCCGGCTCGCCGAACGGGCCGGTTTTCAGGCGGCATTCGTCAGCGGATATTCGCTTTCGGCCGCCGCGCTGGGGGAGCCGGACTTCGGCTTCATCGGTCACGCGGAGATTGTCGACGCTGCCCGCCGGATCTGTGCATCAGTCACGATTCCCGTCATCGTCGACATAGATACCGGTTACGGCAACGCTTTCAACGTCGAGCGCGTCGTCCGCGATCTCATCAACGTGGGCGCGGCCGGCTGCTTCCTCGAGGACCAGGTGTGGCCCAAGCGGTGCGGCCACATGGAAGGGAAAAAGGTGGTTCCGCTTGAGGAATACCTGCCGAAGCTCCGCGCCGCTCTGGCCGCCCGGGGCAAGGCACCTTTCCACATCACCGCCCGCACCGACGCACGGGCGGCCGTGGGACTGGACGAGGCCATTCGCCGGGGGCAGGCGTTCGCCGAGGCGGGAGCGGACGCCGTGTTCATCGAGGCCCCCCAGTCGGCGGCCGAGATGGCCCGGATCCGGAAGAGCATTTCCCGTCAGGTGCCGCTTGTCGCCAACATGGTGGAGAACGGCAAGACACCACTCCAGCCTTACAAGCGGCTCCACAAGTCGGGGTACCAGATCGTCGTGATGCCGGTGGCCGGGCTTCTCGCCGCTGCGAAGGCACTTCAGGATGTGTATGGGACTCTGGCGAAGAAGGGTGTAACGTCCGCATTTGCCCGCCGGATGCTCACCTTCCAGGAGATGAACGGGCTGACAGGGCTTCCCGAACGCTACCGCCGCGAGAAGGAGTGGGCATGA
- a CDS encoding YiiD C-terminal domain-containing protein, whose product MQNPAPQISPQFKQMLVKTIPFVERAGMTVEEMEPRRAVGKMPIKLNLNHVQIMYAGSLFTLAEITGGAMLAATFDLSKYRLVVKSFNIEFKKPVKTDALCEIAFPEEEVERIKKILDTEGRSDFTVKGVIRDMNGVEAAFSTAVYNAKKI is encoded by the coding sequence ATGCAGAATCCAGCCCCGCAGATCAGTCCGCAGTTCAAGCAGATGCTTGTGAAGACCATCCCGTTTGTGGAACGGGCCGGCATGACCGTCGAGGAGATGGAACCCCGCCGGGCCGTCGGCAAGATGCCGATCAAGCTGAACCTGAACCACGTCCAGATCATGTATGCCGGATCGCTGTTTACGCTGGCCGAGATCACCGGCGGAGCAATGCTCGCGGCCACCTTTGACCTCAGCAAATACCGCCTTGTGGTGAAGAGCTTCAACATCGAGTTCAAGAAACCTGTCAAGACCGACGCCCTGTGCGAGATCGCCTTCCCTGAGGAAGAAGTCGAACGGATCAAGAAGATCCTCGATACCGAGGGCCGCTCGGACTTCACCGTCAAGGGCGTCATCCGTGACATGAACGGTGTGGAAGCCGCCTTCTCGACCGCCGTTTACAACGCAAAGAAAATCTGA
- a CDS encoding acyl carrier protein: MHQVEEKIIDIISRKFHVAPDKIRPDLELRRDLKGSDLDLIELLVAIEKDCGVEIDSQRASRVRTVRDACQLAASA, encoded by the coding sequence ATGCACCAGGTGGAAGAGAAGATCATCGATATCATCAGCCGCAAGTTCCACGTCGCGCCGGACAAGATCCGTCCGGACCTGGAACTCCGCCGTGACCTGAAGGGCTCGGATCTGGACCTGATCGAACTGCTCGTCGCCATCGAAAAGGATTGCGGCGTCGAGATCGACAGCCAGCGGGCTTCCCGTGTCCGCACCGTCCGCGACGCCTGCCAGCTCGCTGCCAGCGCCTGA
- the ychF gene encoding redox-regulated ATPase YchF, which produces MALQAGIVGLPNVGKSTLFNALTAAGIQAENYPFCTIEPNHGIVEVPDPRVRKLTELAKPQKVINATVEFVDIAGLVKGASKGEGLGNQFLGHIREVDAIIHVVRCFEDPNVIHVDGNVDPARDVEVIEIELVLADLDTAQKRYERAAGKAKSGDAKLKAESDFFKLVLDTLEKGQPASTIAVPDEFTGEFRACHFITAKPVLFVANVDEAGLKNGNAHVEKLKAIAAKRKAGVILICCKIESEIAELEGDDKLAFLADLGLEEPGLNRLIRATYQLLDLITFFTVGEKEVHAWPVKTGSKAPQAAGRIHTDFERGFIRAEVIHYADYVASGSEHGAREAGKLATEGKEYVVQDGDVMHFRFNV; this is translated from the coding sequence ATGGCACTTCAGGCAGGCATTGTGGGGCTCCCGAACGTCGGCAAGTCGACACTTTTCAACGCGCTGACGGCGGCGGGCATTCAGGCCGAGAACTACCCTTTCTGCACGATCGAGCCGAACCACGGCATCGTCGAGGTGCCCGATCCGCGGGTCAGAAAGCTCACCGAACTGGCCAAGCCACAGAAGGTGATCAACGCAACCGTCGAGTTCGTGGATATCGCCGGACTCGTGAAGGGAGCGTCCAAGGGCGAGGGCCTCGGCAACCAGTTCCTCGGCCATATCCGCGAAGTGGATGCCATCATCCATGTCGTCCGGTGTTTCGAAGACCCCAACGTGATTCACGTGGACGGAAACGTAGATCCCGCCCGCGATGTCGAGGTGATCGAAATCGAACTGGTACTGGCCGATCTTGACACTGCCCAGAAGCGTTACGAGCGGGCAGCCGGCAAGGCGAAGTCTGGCGATGCAAAGCTCAAGGCCGAGTCGGACTTCTTCAAGCTGGTTCTGGATACCCTGGAAAAGGGTCAGCCGGCTTCGACCATTGCTGTTCCAGACGAGTTCACCGGCGAGTTCCGCGCCTGCCACTTCATCACGGCCAAGCCCGTGCTGTTCGTGGCCAACGTGGACGAGGCGGGGCTGAAAAACGGCAATGCCCACGTGGAAAAGCTGAAAGCGATCGCCGCCAAGCGGAAGGCGGGCGTCATCCTGATCTGCTGCAAGATCGAGTCGGAGATCGCCGAACTGGAAGGCGACGACAAGCTGGCGTTCCTCGCCGATCTGGGTCTGGAGGAACCGGGACTGAACCGTCTCATACGGGCCACCTATCAGCTTCTGGACCTCATCACCTTCTTCACGGTGGGCGAGAAGGAAGTCCACGCCTGGCCGGTCAAGACGGGCAGCAAGGCACCGCAGGCGGCCGGGAGGATCCACACCGACTTCGAGCGGGGGTTCATCCGGGCCGAAGTCATCCACTACGCGGACTATGTGGCCTCCGGGTCCGAACACGGCGCCCGCGAGGCGGGGAAACTGGCCACCGAGGGCAAGGAATACGTTGTCCAGGATGGCGACGTGATGCACTTCCGGTTCAATGTCTGA
- a CDS encoding tRNA-dihydrouridine synthase family protein, whose amino-acid sequence MTGFPHQIPAAVTLAPMDGLTDAPARALLTSYGGISYCTTEFVRVSGTPLPERVLLKECPELLSGGRTPSGTPVSVQILGGDPKLMAETARRLAALGALAIDINFGCPARCVNRHDGGSALLRYPDRLYAIVAAVRDAVPDAAPVSAKIRLGFASPDDVFTNAPQIERAGATWLTLHARTREQQYKPFADWERIRRVRECVKLPLVANGDVFVPADIGRCRAATGTQHVMAGRGVIADPFFFAATRPYSGNRFLIELARACLSRPGGPSPVQITARLKHWAKAILPEAGFGIFKRFSELDPALHYLEATDPDPLRACA is encoded by the coding sequence ATGACGGGATTTCCCCACCAGATACCGGCCGCTGTCACGCTGGCCCCCATGGACGGGCTCACCGATGCCCCGGCGCGGGCCCTGCTCACCTCGTATGGCGGCATCAGCTACTGCACGACCGAGTTTGTCCGGGTCTCCGGAACGCCCCTGCCCGAGCGGGTGCTCCTGAAGGAATGCCCGGAGCTTCTCAGCGGCGGGCGCACTCCTTCCGGCACTCCGGTATCCGTACAAATACTGGGCGGCGATCCGAAGCTGATGGCTGAAACCGCACGCCGGCTGGCTGCGCTCGGAGCACTGGCGATCGACATCAACTTCGGCTGCCCGGCCAGATGCGTGAACCGCCACGACGGGGGATCGGCCCTGCTTCGCTATCCGGACCGCCTGTATGCCATCGTTGCCGCGGTACGTGATGCGGTGCCGGATGCAGCCCCTGTTTCGGCCAAGATCCGCCTTGGCTTTGCCAGTCCGGACGATGTTTTCACCAATGCCCCGCAGATCGAGCGGGCTGGCGCCACCTGGCTCACGCTCCATGCCCGCACCCGCGAGCAGCAGTACAAGCCGTTCGCCGACTGGGAACGGATCCGGCGGGTCAGGGAGTGCGTAAAACTTCCACTTGTCGCCAACGGCGATGTTTTTGTTCCTGCCGACATCGGACGGTGCCGGGCGGCCACCGGAACGCAGCATGTGATGGCCGGACGCGGCGTTATTGCCGATCCGTTCTTCTTCGCCGCGACGCGGCCCTATTCCGGCAACCGGTTCCTGATCGAACTGGCCCGCGCCTGTCTCTCCCGACCGGGCGGACCATCGCCGGTCCAGATCACGGCGCGCCTGAAGCACTGGGCAAAGGCGATCCTTCCGGAAGCAGGCTTTGGCATCTTCAAACGGTTCAGCGAGCTGGACCCGGCGCTTCACTACCTTGAGGCAACGGACCCGGACCCCCTGCGCGCCTGCGCCTGA
- a CDS encoding ribose-phosphate pyrophosphokinase, translating to MQVGKIKLFTGNSNAQLAKAISNYLGIPLGRASIRRFADGEVFAQIDENVRNMDVFIVQSTCAPVNDAVMELLIIMDAVRRASAASITAVIPYYGYARQDRKVAPRTPISAKLVADLLQTAGATRVLAMDLHAGQIQGFFNIPVDNVFATPVLLRAITDLNLKDQVIVSPDAGGTERARAIAKRVDAQLAVIDKRRPMPNVAEIVNVIGEVEGKDAIIIDDIIDTAGTLCAAAQVLHEKGAKSVYAAATHGVFSPPAIERIEKSVLTKVLVTDTIPVNGPGPNSKIQQLSVAELLGEAIKRIYYGESLSQLFV from the coding sequence GTGCAGGTTGGCAAGATAAAACTGTTCACGGGCAACTCGAACGCCCAGCTCGCCAAGGCAATCTCGAACTACCTCGGGATTCCGCTGGGCCGTGCGTCGATCCGCCGTTTTGCCGACGGCGAGGTGTTCGCCCAGATCGACGAGAACGTCCGAAACATGGATGTCTTCATCGTCCAGTCCACCTGCGCGCCGGTGAACGATGCGGTGATGGAACTGCTCATCATCATGGATGCCGTGCGCCGGGCGTCGGCCGCGTCGATCACGGCCGTGATCCCCTATTACGGGTATGCCCGTCAGGACCGGAAGGTCGCTCCCCGGACACCGATCAGCGCCAAGCTGGTCGCCGACCTGCTGCAGACCGCCGGTGCCACCCGGGTGCTGGCCATGGACCTCCACGCAGGCCAGATACAGGGATTTTTCAACATTCCCGTCGATAACGTATTCGCCACGCCGGTCCTCCTCCGGGCGATCACCGACCTCAACCTGAAGGACCAGGTGATCGTCTCCCCGGATGCCGGCGGCACCGAACGCGCCCGTGCCATCGCCAAGCGGGTAGACGCCCAGCTCGCGGTCATTGACAAGCGCCGCCCGATGCCCAATGTCGCCGAAATCGTGAACGTGATCGGCGAGGTCGAGGGCAAGGATGCCATCATCATCGATGACATCATTGACACCGCCGGAACGCTCTGCGCCGCCGCCCAGGTGCTGCATGAAAAGGGCGCGAAATCGGTTTATGCGGCCGCCACCCACGGCGTGTTTTCGCCGCCGGCCATCGAGCGGATCGAGAAAAGCGTACTGACGAAGGTCCTCGTCACCGACACCATTCCGGTGAACGGACCGGGCCCGAACAGCAAGATCCAGCAGCTCAGCGTGGCCGAACTGCTCGGAGAAGCCATCAAACGGATTTACTACGGAGAGTCGCTCAGCCAGCTCTTCGTCTGA
- a CDS encoding glucose 1-dehydrogenase yields MTAKKNYFDLTGKVAVVTGASRGLGRSMALGLAHAGAAVVLASRGKEALDAVAAEVRADGAEALVVPADLGTNEGNDRLAEAALGWKQQVDILVNNAGYSSSVRFLESTDEEWRRIFDINLFGIVRLTRSIGKHMTARKQGSVIMIGSVLGRTAMSGASPYCVTKGAIEQFTRVLGTEWAKFNVRVNCIAPAYFDTELASEARNAEKTYDYIVRRTPMRRFGNADEIISSALYLASDASSYVTGSIVHVDGGWTAA; encoded by the coding sequence ATGACCGCGAAGAAAAACTACTTCGACCTCACCGGAAAAGTAGCTGTTGTCACCGGAGCGAGCCGGGGCCTCGGACGCAGCATGGCTCTGGGCCTTGCCCACGCTGGAGCGGCAGTCGTGCTGGCTTCGAGAGGAAAAGAGGCACTTGATGCAGTCGCGGCGGAAGTGCGCGCAGACGGCGCCGAAGCCCTTGTCGTCCCTGCCGACCTGGGCACGAATGAAGGCAATGACCGGCTGGCGGAAGCGGCTCTCGGCTGGAAGCAGCAGGTGGATATCCTCGTCAACAACGCCGGTTACAGCAGTTCGGTTCGTTTCCTGGAATCCACTGATGAGGAGTGGCGCAGGATTTTCGACATCAACCTGTTCGGCATCGTACGGCTGACGCGCTCCATCGGGAAGCACATGACCGCCCGCAAGCAGGGGTCGGTCATCATGATCGGCAGCGTGCTCGGCCGCACCGCCATGAGCGGCGCCTCCCCCTATTGTGTCACCAAGGGGGCCATCGAACAGTTCACCCGCGTGCTGGGAACCGAATGGGCCAAGTTCAATGTGCGGGTCAACTGCATCGCGCCCGCCTATTTCGACACGGAACTGGCCTCCGAGGCCCGAAACGCCGAAAAGACCTACGACTACATTGTCCGCCGGACTCCGATGCGCCGGTTCGGCAATGCCGATGAGATCATCTCGTCGGCACTCTATCTGGCCAGCGACGCCTCATCATACGTTACGGGCAGCATCGTTCACGTGGATGGCGGCTGGACGGCTGCCTAG
- a CDS encoding YkgJ family cysteine cluster protein, with protein sequence MDIRTRKLLDMDRAGEAREIMPDEKVPFECGGCGGCCHHVEVPLTDHDLRQIAAHFQVTPRDFMARYGEFTAWNGFLPVAKLKFLPDGSCPFLKPNGHCAVHPARPLACRLFPYARIATADGRSRWFKLGESRHSGCPSGPGTPRRTVTEYLENQQAAPALAAEDAFITRCREILARSGPFDLLEELMAFRSRVRELYGDVW encoded by the coding sequence ATGGATATCCGCACCCGGAAACTCCTCGACATGGACCGCGCAGGCGAAGCCCGCGAGATCATGCCTGACGAAAAAGTTCCTTTCGAATGTGGCGGCTGCGGCGGCTGCTGCCACCATGTTGAAGTCCCGCTCACCGATCACGACCTCAGGCAGATTGCCGCCCACTTCCAGGTCACACCCCGCGATTTCATGGCCCGGTACGGGGAGTTCACCGCCTGGAACGGTTTTCTCCCGGTGGCCAAGCTGAAGTTCCTTCCCGACGGCTCCTGTCCGTTCCTGAAACCGAATGGCCACTGCGCCGTGCATCCCGCCCGGCCACTTGCCTGCCGCCTGTTCCCCTATGCCCGGATCGCAACGGCTGATGGCCGCTCGCGGTGGTTCAAGCTGGGCGAGAGCCGCCATTCGGGCTGCCCGTCCGGCCCGGGTACTCCGCGACGGACGGTGACCGAATACCTCGAAAACCAGCAGGCCGCTCCGGCCCTCGCCGCGGAAGATGCCTTTATCACCCGGTGCCGGGAGATTCTCGCCCGGTCGGGTCCGTTCGACCTGCTGGAGGAACTCATGGCCTTTCGCAGCCGCGTACGGGAACTGTATGGCGACGTCTGGTAA
- a CDS encoding 50S ribosomal protein L25 — protein MSAQAQPVTVTIRQGSGKNVNRRLRQASLIPGIFYGPGAQPVPLATNPKDLLAAIKTERRENTLLQLKTEKGGTPVDGKFVLLKDYQRDPISRDLIHVDFLEVALDREVKVEVPVHVTGKSKGVVEGGILTLLMHKIELWCLPDRIPSFFEVDVTELGIGGSLHLSDVTFPAGVRHAYHTARTIAAVVAPEAEEKPTEAQAAEAVAAAGAAAAAAAAGGAAAAAGAAAPAAGAAAPAAGAAKGADAKAAPAKKK, from the coding sequence ATGTCCGCGCAAGCACAACCCGTAACCGTCACCATTCGCCAAGGGAGCGGCAAGAACGTCAACCGCCGCCTCCGCCAGGCCAGCCTCATCCCTGGGATTTTCTACGGTCCCGGCGCCCAGCCGGTGCCGCTGGCCACCAATCCCAAGGACCTGCTGGCTGCGATCAAGACCGAGCGCCGGGAGAACACCCTGCTCCAGCTCAAGACCGAGAAGGGCGGCACGCCAGTCGATGGCAAGTTCGTGCTGCTCAAGGACTACCAGCGTGATCCGATCTCCCGGGACCTGATCCATGTGGACTTCCTCGAAGTTGCCCTGGACCGTGAGGTGAAGGTCGAGGTGCCGGTCCATGTCACCGGCAAGTCCAAGGGCGTCGTGGAGGGCGGTATCCTCACGCTGCTCATGCACAAGATCGAGCTGTGGTGCCTCCCGGACCGCATCCCGTCCTTCTTCGAGGTCGACGTGACGGAACTGGGCATTGGCGGAAGCCTCCATCTGTCCGATGTCACCTTCCCGGCAGGCGTGCGCCACGCCTACCACACGGCGCGGACGATCGCGGCCGTTGTTGCTCCGGAAGCCGAGGAGAAGCCGACCGAGGCACAGGCCGCAGAGGCAGTTGCTGCCGCTGGAGCCGCTGCTGCCGCCGCCGCTGCGGGTGGAGCCGCTGCAGCCGCGGGTGCTGCCGCCCCAGCCGCTGGCGCTGCCGCCCCGGCGGCGGGCGCTGCCAAGGGCGCAGACGCCAAGGCCGCCCCCGCCAAGAAGAAGTAA
- a CDS encoding helix-turn-helix transcriptional regulator has translation MKPPLSRPLRPKPFQRRSSSSRERVLHAAEHLFSRKGYAATSVDEIAASAKASPSSIYWHFKGGKDDILLAVIEESTSTYVDHVLEEVRAGRTLGERFEIFLNSVERQMTHSPETLRVLHQLAMERSEEDGRVRQRLRGIYRRYRDAIVREIVREYPGADPAMIRHAATMMIAVYEGIFFQWQLDPEEVDLRVCFQMLRMFRPGANGPLPRPS, from the coding sequence GTGAAGCCGCCCCTTTCCAGGCCGCTTCGCCCCAAGCCGTTCCAGCGCCGGTCGTCCAGTTCCCGCGAGCGCGTCCTTCATGCGGCCGAGCATCTTTTTTCACGAAAAGGGTACGCGGCGACCTCGGTGGACGAGATCGCCGCCAGCGCGAAGGCGTCGCCATCGTCGATTTACTGGCACTTCAAGGGTGGCAAGGATGACATCCTTCTCGCCGTGATCGAGGAAAGCACCTCGACCTATGTGGACCATGTGCTTGAGGAAGTCCGCGCCGGCCGGACACTCGGAGAGCGGTTCGAGATCTTCCTTAATTCCGTCGAGCGCCAGATGACCCATTCGCCCGAAACCCTGCGGGTACTGCACCAGCTTGCCATGGAACGTTCGGAAGAGGATGGCCGCGTGCGCCAGCGGCTCCGGGGAATCTATCGCCGGTACCGGGATGCCATCGTCCGGGAGATCGTCCGTGAATATCCGGGTGCAGACCCCGCCATGATACGCCATGCGGCCACTATGATGATTGCCGTCTATGAGGGCATATTCTTCCAGTGGCAGCTCGACCCGGAAGAGGTCGACCTCCGGGTCTGCTTCCAGATGCTCAGGATGTTCCGGCCGGGTGCCAATGGGCCGTTGCCCAGGCCCTCCTGA
- the pth gene encoding aminoacyl-tRNA hydrolase, with protein sequence MKLIVGLGNPGPKYQHTRHNVGFMAVERLAEKLGASRPVQKYDAIAAEAKIGGELAWIIQPQTFMNLSGRSVAGFCRFYKLKAADMVVLHDEIDLPLGRIRIKQGGGVAGHNGLRSIVADTGTEDFYRIRMGVGRPLDARMQVVDWVLQPFAADESERVTALVEAAGEAVVALLTEGLARAQEKFNRRPDPGSPAPAANTPGSNGPGKN encoded by the coding sequence ATGAAGCTGATCGTCGGGCTGGGAAACCCTGGCCCCAAGTACCAGCACACGCGGCACAACGTCGGTTTCATGGCCGTGGAGCGTCTGGCTGAAAAGCTGGGCGCCTCACGGCCAGTCCAGAAATACGACGCGATCGCAGCGGAAGCTAAAATCGGCGGTGAGCTGGCCTGGATCATCCAGCCGCAAACGTTCATGAACCTGTCGGGCCGGAGTGTCGCGGGGTTCTGCCGGTTCTACAAGCTGAAGGCGGCAGACATGGTTGTGCTCCACGACGAAATCGACCTTCCCCTTGGGCGAATCCGGATCAAGCAGGGAGGCGGCGTGGCCGGACACAACGGACTCCGCAGCATTGTTGCCGACACCGGGACCGAGGATTTCTACCGCATCCGCATGGGAGTGGGCCGGCCCCTGGATGCACGGATGCAGGTTGTCGACTGGGTGCTCCAGCCATTCGCCGCTGATGAATCGGAGCGGGTCACCGCACTCGTCGAGGCCGCAGGAGAGGCGGTAGTCGCGCTCCTGACGGAAGGACTCGCCAGGGCGCAGGAGAAGTTCAACCGGCGGCCAGATCCCGGCAGCCCGGCTCCGGCGGCGAACACGCCGGGCAGTAACGGACCCGGAAAAAACTGA
- a CDS encoding aspartate ammonia-lyase yields MAKKPAKTSRLNIKSATGIPVALKLTGKTRTEKDSLGEVQVPVEALYGVQTFRGYNNFRVSGLTANEQLIRAYVMIKRSCVLAAKQLKDKGMPPKVADAIIAATDEVLAGRHHEHFIIDVFQAGAGTSFNMNTNEVLANLALERTGKPRGDYKTISPNDHSNFGQSTNDTMPTALRLSGLMQGERLLPVLDSLIKAFDRKAVQWKDIMKSGRTHLQDAVPVTLGQEFRAYASALKRSRRRLALALEELHELPIGGNAVGTGVNTPKGFQKQAIANIAKLTSLPVRPPADPREHIQSQQPVAAVSGALRDLCLELTRISNDLRLLCSGPTTGFDEIRLPAVQPGSSIMPGKVNPVMAECLNMVCFHVLGADTAISYAVQAGQLELNVMMPLMAFELLFSFEILINYLPQFEASCLEGIEAQKARCEGYLGMNPSLATMLNPFIGYLRAAEIAKQSVKENRSVFDLIREQKILTEAQIKTVFSPKNLTGHLD; encoded by the coding sequence ATGGCCAAGAAACCCGCCAAGACCTCCCGGCTCAACATCAAGTCCGCCACGGGAATACCCGTCGCCCTCAAGCTCACAGGCAAGACCCGGACCGAAAAGGATTCGCTCGGCGAGGTCCAGGTTCCGGTGGAGGCCCTGTACGGCGTCCAGACGTTCCGGGGCTACAACAACTTCCGGGTGTCGGGCCTCACCGCCAACGAACAGCTCATCCGCGCCTATGTCATGATCAAGCGGAGCTGTGTCCTCGCCGCCAAACAGCTCAAGGACAAGGGGATGCCGCCCAAGGTGGCCGATGCGATTATCGCTGCCACCGACGAGGTTCTCGCGGGCAGGCATCATGAGCACTTTATCATCGACGTATTCCAGGCGGGTGCCGGGACCAGTTTCAACATGAACACGAACGAGGTTCTGGCCAACCTCGCCCTGGAGCGCACCGGCAAGCCGCGCGGCGACTACAAGACGATCTCCCCGAACGACCATTCGAACTTCGGCCAGTCCACCAACGACACGATGCCGACCGCGCTCCGCCTGTCGGGGCTGATGCAGGGAGAGCGGCTGCTGCCGGTACTGGACAGCCTCATCAAGGCGTTCGACCGCAAGGCAGTCCAGTGGAAAGACATCATGAAGTCAGGGCGCACGCATCTCCAGGATGCGGTGCCCGTAACGCTCGGACAGGAGTTCCGGGCCTACGCCTCGGCGCTCAAGCGGTCCCGCCGCCGGCTCGCGCTCGCACTGGAGGAACTCCATGAACTCCCGATCGGCGGAAACGCCGTCGGAACGGGCGTGAATACGCCCAAGGGATTCCAGAAACAGGCGATTGCCAACATCGCCAAGCTCACGTCCCTGCCCGTCCGGCCACCAGCCGATCCCCGCGAGCACATCCAGTCCCAGCAGCCGGTCGCGGCCGTTTCCGGTGCCCTGCGCGACCTGTGTCTGGAACTGACCCGAATCTCCAATGATCTCCGGCTCCTCTGCTCTGGCCCCACGACGGGGTTCGACGAGATCCGTCTTCCCGCCGTCCAGCCGGGCTCCTCGATCATGCCGGGCAAGGTGAACCCCGTCATGGCCGAATGCCTCAACATGGTCTGCTTCCATGTACTTGGCGCCGACACGGCGATTTCATATGCAGTGCAGGCAGGACAGCTGGAACTGAACGTCATGATGCCGCTCATGGCGTTTGAACTGCTGTTCTCGTTCGAAATCCTCATCAACTACCTGCCACAGTTCGAGGCCTCCTGCCTGGAAGGCATCGAGGCCCAGAAGGCGCGCTGCGAGGGTTACCTTGGCATGAACCCCTCGCTCGCCACGATGCTGAACCCGTTCATCGGCTACCTCCGGGCGGCCGAGATCGCCAAGCAGTCGGTCAAGGAAAACCGGAGCGTCTTCGATCTCATCCGTGAGCAGAAGATCCTGACGGAAGCCCAGATCAAGACGGTCTTCTCGCCCAAAAACCTGACGGGCCATCTGGACTGA